The genomic interval GAATCGAACAGTTCGAGCGACGTGGATGCGTAAGCGCCTGGTTTCAGCGCGCTCACATGCGCAGCTTCGCTTCCACGTAGAACGTACGTCCGGGATACGGGTGATAGACGAAGTAGCGGGCATCGAACAGGTTGTCGACACCAACGCCAATTTCACTCAGCCTGGTCGGCTTGTAGCTGAATTTCGCGTCGGCCACCGTGTACGAACTGGTACCGCCGAACACATCCGGATTCGTGTCCGTGTTGGTGAGCGTGTTGTACTGACGGCCGGAATAGCGCGCGGCCAGCGTGAGCGCGGCGCGTTCGTCGAAGTGGTACGTCGCGGCGAGATTCGCGCGCCACAGCGGAATCCGGTAGAAGTACTTGCCGACCGAGGCCGGGTTCTGCGCGTTGGCGATGATCTTCGACTGCGTGTAGGCCACGCTTGCCAGCAGATCCAGGCCGCGCACCAGCACGTCCTGTCCCGAGTAGCTCGTTTCGACGCCGCGCGAGCGGACTTTGCCGATGTTCTGGAAGTTCGTCACGTTCGGAATCACGGTCGTATCGGTCTGACTGAAGATCGTGTTCTTCACGTCGTCCTGAAACAGCGAGAAGCGGAATACGCCGTTCCAGTGCGCCCATTCGGCGCTCAGTTCCTTTGATAGATCGTCTTCGGGCTTCAGGTTCGGATTGTTGTTGACGATCGCGGAGCCGTTGATCTGCCCTTGAAACAGCTCGCCGACCGTCGGAAAGCGATAGGCGCGGCCGATCGACGCGCGCAAGATCAGATCGTCGGTGACGTCGAATGACAAGGAGGCTTTCGGCGAGAAGTGCTGCTGGCTCACGTCGCTATACGGCAGCGTCGTGCCGCCCAGCGACTGCGAGCCGCCATAAGCCTGCCAGTCTTCATAGCGCACGCCGTAGACGAGCTTCCAGCGCGGCAGAAAGCGCCAGGCATCCTGCGCGTAGAGCGCCTGGGTCTGCGTCTTGCCGGCAAACGCGTTGGCGAACGACGTGGCCGCGCCGTCGCGCCAGTTCAGCGTGTTGTAGCTTTCGTTGTCGACGAAGTAGTTGTCGTAGTGATAGCCGAAGCTCAGCGCGTGATTCGCGAGCCCGGCCTGATTCGTCGCGGGCGTGTAGGTGCTGCGCAGATCGAGCGTTTTCCAGCCGGCGCCGTCGCCGAAGAGCACGGTGCCCGGACCGTTGCCCGGCGCGCCGGAATTCGCGGTGCGCGCCACGCTGTTGCTGACGTCGTAGTACGAAGCGATCGCTTCGCCGTTCCAGCCGGTGGTATTGCGCGTTTTCAGCGACACGCCATACAGCCAGTTCTCGCTATGGCCGAGACTCGGCGCGAGCGCGGCGGCGGGAATCGTGTACTCGTAGCCGTCGATCGCGACTTTGCCGCTGTAGACCGGATTGCCGTTCGCATCGCGCAGAAAGCTCGAGGTCTGGCTGTTGTACGTCTGATGCCAATAGCCGAGCGTGAAGCCGGCCTGCAGTGTCGGCGTGAAGTCGTACTGCATCTTCAGCTTGAACTGGTCCTGCACCGTGTGTTCGATGCCTTCGCCGTTCACGCCGGGCACCGCTGTCGGCGTGTTGGTCTGGTTGTTGTAGAAGTACGCGCCGGTGACCGGCGTGTCGCCGGCTTTGGCGGGCGTGCGGGACTTGGCGAGCGTGGCGAATTGCAGCGGCTGGCTGGTGTTTTCCAGGTGATTCACACCGAGCAGAAACGAGAACTTGCCGATGCGGTTGCCGAGTGTCGCACTCGCTTCGCTGCCGTTGAAATTCTGGTTCACGCCGAACAGGCTGAAGTGCTGCGTGAAGGCCTTGACGTCGGCGCTCGCTTCGAACTGTTTCGGCATGCGCGTGCTGATGAGCACGGTCGCACCGAGTGAGTTGCCCGGATAGAGCGCGGAAAACGGCCCGTAGATCACATCGACCTGCTGGATCTCGTCGGGAAACACCATCGACCAGCGCGGCGGAAACGAATAGCTGTTGCCGAGCAGATTGCTGAGCAGCAGACCGTCCGCGTAGACCAGACCGCGCGCGCTTTGCGTGTTGCTGGTGCCGCGCACGGCGATGATCGAATTCAGATCGCCGATAAAGCGCTTGCGCACGGCGAGGTTCGGCATGTACTTCAGGACGTCTTCGGTGTTGACGACGTTCCAGTTGTCGAACTGCTCGCGGGTGACAGTTTCGACCGAGGCCGGCAGCTTGGGATCGACAGCGCGCGGCGCGGCGGCGGCATTCGCGCTGACGCTGATGGCGGGCAGCGCGGCGTCTGCGCTAGCGCTCTGCGCATGAGCGGACGAGGCGATGAAGGCCGGAACAAATGCCGGGACAAACGCGGGAACAAACGCGGGAACAAACGCCGGAACGATGGCCGGCAGATAGCCGGACAGGAGCGGCCGGGGCAGCGGTTGAAGCGAGACGCCGCGCGCGCCACGGCAGGCGCAAAAGGGCAGCCTTCGCAGGGCGAAGTTGAACATGAACGTTTCCTCGATGCATGGAACAGACGATCGCGCGCCCCCTCGACGGGTGCGACGAATGCGCGATCAGGACCGATGGCGATCAGGAAACGACGGGCGGAGCTCTGGGACGGCCGGACGGAAAGGCGCCGAGCGGCGTGAAGCGGGTGGAGAGTGTGGGCGGCGCAGTGCCGGCAAGCGCGAGAGCGGCCGGCGGCTCGGCGGCGGCGACCGTCGGCATGGCGACGTGGTGTTGAAGCAGATGACAGTAGCCGCACGCGCCGAACGCGTCGTCATGGCTGAGATTGACCGGTGCCGGGGCAGCCTGCGTGGTCACGCTCGCCGTGCCGACCACGCTGAAATTGCGCGGCTGCAATACCGAACAGAGCGCGGCGAAGGGCTCGTGCGCGCGGTTTGCCATCAACATCTGACTCACGACCGGCGCGAACACGACGAGCCACATGGCGAACAGGCCAAGCCATGCGGTCAGGTGGTTGCGAGAGCGTGGATTCATGATGTCGGGTGTAAAGACGCGGGCGATTCTAACATCGCCGCGCCGTCTTTTTGTTTGTCATGCTCGTTATAGCGTGGGATTAGAAGGCCGAAAGCCGTTCATTTCGCCGCGTTACAGGCGCGCCGATTCACGTAAGCTGCGTGGTACATGTTCCGCTTTCGCGGCTGCACCGAGGCTTTGGCGCGACCCGTACCCGCAGCCGAAGCGCCGGTCAGGGCGCGGCGCATGCGACCGACCCGGCCGGCTTATCGCCGACTCCAGTTACCACGACTCATGAACCACACGCAGCTCGCATCCCCGATCGACGATATCAACCAGCGGGCCGTCTCGTCGTTCTCGGCCGGCCAATTCGCCGAGGCTTTGTCGATGGTGACGCCGCTCGTCGACGGCGATGCGATGCCGGATGGCGCCCTCGCCGACGCGTTGAATATCGCCGGGGCCTGTTCGTTCGCCTTGCAGCGTCCCGCCGAGGCGGAACGCTATTGGCGCCGCTGTCTGCAACTCAGACCGGACTATGCCGACGTGTACGGCAGCCTCGGCATGCTGCTCAAGTCGCTCGGTCGTCTGTCGGCGGCCAAGGCGATGTACCGGCAACTGGTCGCGCTGCGGCCCGGCGACCCGGACGCCCGCAATCATCTCGGCGCCGTGCTCTACGGGCTCGGCTACAAGGAGGAAGCGGAGGCGTCGTATCGCCAGGCGCTGGCCATTCGCCCGGACTACGCCGAAGCCCATTACAACCGCGGCATCGTGTTGCATGAACTGCGCCGCCCGCAGGAAGCGGAAGCGGCGTTCCGGGATGCACTGCCGGGACTGCCGGCTCATGCCGAAGTCCATAACAATCTGGGCAACGTGCTGATGGAATTGGGCCGTCTCGCCGAAGCGGACGCCGCCTATCGCGAGGCACTGACAATTCGACCGCAGTATCCGGAGGCGCTCAACAACCTCGGCGGCGTGCTGAAGGCGACGTTTCGTCACACCGAAGCCGAGCTGGCTTTTCGCCTCGCCCTCGCCATTCGTCCGGATTACGCGGAAGCCCTGCTGAATCTCGGCACCGTGCTCGCCGATTTCGAACGTTTGCCCGAAGCGGAAGCGGCTTATCGCGACGCCATCGCGCAACGTCCCGATTACGCCGAAGCGCACTACAACCTCGGTGTGACGCTGTGCAAAATGGAGCATCTGTTCGAGGCCGAAGCGGCTTACCGGGAAGCGATCCGCCTGCGGCCCGATCTCGTTCACGCGCACAACAACCTGGGGTGCGTGCTGCGCCGGCTGGATCGTTTGCCGGCGGCGGTCGACGCTTTCGAGCAGGCGCTTGGCGTGTGCCCCGATATGGCCGAGGCGCACTACAACCTAGGCGCGGCGAGGGCGCAACTCATGCAATTCCCCGAGGCCGAAAGCGCGTATCGGCGAGCGCTCGCTTTACGTGCCGATTACGGCGATGCGAAATTCGGCCTGAGCGTGTTGCTGCTCGGCATGGGCCGTTTTGAAGAGGGTTGGCGTCTTTACGAATGCCGCTACCAGCAACCTGGTTTCGTGCATCACAAGACTGTGGCGATGCTGGGTTGCCCGCAGTGGCAAGGCGACACGCTCGCCGACAAGTCGCTGCTGGTGTGGCAGGAGGACGGTCTCGGCGACATGATTCAGTTCAGCCGCTATTTCGCCTTGCTGAAAGCGCAGGGCGCCTCGCATATCGCCTTCGCGTGCGCACCGTCGCTGCACAGGCTGATGGCATGCGTCGACGGCGTCGATGCCGTGCTCGATCACGACACCGCGCGCGCACAAACGTCCGCTTACGACTGCTGGACGAGCCTGCTGAGCGCGCCGCTGCATCTGCGTACGAGTGTGGACACGATTCCGCGTGCCGTGCGTCTCGCGGCGGAGCCGGCGCTGGTCGAGCGGTGGCGTCCCGTGCTGGACGCACTGCCTTCCGGCCGCAGGATCGGTCTGGTATGGAAAGGCAACGCGAACCATCATAACGATGTGAACCGCTCGATCCCTTCGCTCGCCATATTGGCGCCGCTTTGGAGCGTGCCCGGCGTGAGCTTCGTGAGTCTGCAAAAAGGGCGCGGCGAGGACGAGGCGCGCCAGCCGGCCGCCGATCAACCGCTGCTCGACCTAGGCTCGCGCGTGACGGATTTCGCGGACAGCGCCGCGATCATCGCGCAACTCGATCTGGTGATTTGCGTGGACACGTCTACCGCGCATTTGGCCGCGTCGCTCGGCAAGCCGTGCTGGGTGATGCTGCCGGAAAAAGATATCGACTGGCGCTGGCTGCACGATCGCAACGATTCGCCGTGGTATCCGCACACGTTGCGTCTGTTCCGACGCGCGCCGGGCGAGGATTGGTCGATGCCGGTCGAACGGGTGCGCGAGGCGTGCGTCGAACGATTCGGCGCGGCGGACCATACGCCTAACTGACGCGCGTGCCACGCTTGCGGACCGATTGCGTCGACGTGTGAAAGCGGTCCTCGATGGTTTCGATCGCCTGACCGAGGAACTGCAGAAACATGCTCATCGCCACGGTACTCGTCAGATCCGAGCGCTGATACAGACAACTGAACGATTGGGCGCCCGCATCGGCGAGCGGTGTCCATGCCAGCTTGCGCTCGGCGACGTCTTCGGCAACGTTCTCCGCGATCAGAAACCCGATGCCGACGCCGTCCGCCACGAGCCGCCGCACCATGGAAACAGAACTGGTTTCCACCAGAGGACGCGCCTTGCGTCTTTCGCGGTGATCGATCTGGTCCACCATGGCGCGTAGTTCGGTATCCGGCGTCATCAGGATGAGCGGATAGTCGAGACATTCGCGCAGGCGTGGACGTTTCTGCAGTTTCGTGAGCGGATGCCCAGGCGGCGTGACCAGCCCGAGATACTGCGCGAACGCGCGCACTTCCACGACACCGGGCGGCGGCTTGCGGCGCAGACCGTAGCCGATGTCGGCCTCGCCGTTCTCCACCCACTTCAGGATGCTCTCGCCGTTGCCCGAACGCACGCTGTAGGTCACGCCCGGATAGCGCTCCATCGCGGCCTGGATCGCATCGGGCACCAATTGCTCAGCGGACGACGGCGACACCGCCAGATTGACATGCCCGCGCCGCAGCGAACGCAGATCTTCCACCTGCGTCATGGCGTTGTCGAAATCGCGCTGGCCGCGCCGCACTGCCGCAATGATGATCTCGCCGGCGGTGGTGAGCTGCATGCCGCGCGGCAGGCGGTCGAACAGCGGCGAGCCGACCTGCTCCTCCAGATTGAGGATTTGCTGGTGCACTGCGGCAGCGGTCAGATGCAGGGCTTCTGCCGCTTTTCGGATCGAACCGCGTCTGACTACCTCGTCGAAGCAGCGGAATGTCTGTGATATTGGACGCATGACTGGACTGTATAGTTTTATCGAACGGCCCGTATAGAACAATCAGATTTTCCTGACGCATCGAATGGCCTAGATTTGTTCCACCATCTTAACGGAGCGAATCGTGACCACCACAGTCGACCAAATTACCCAGCGCCGCCGCGGCGTCGGCCTTATTGCTCACGACCCGAAACTGTCCGCCGGCGGCTACACGCTGATCGCGCCGCAGACGGCAGGCGGGCGCGTGTATCTCGTGGATATCGGCGGCGAGGTGGTGCACGAATGGCACATGCCGGTGCGTCCCGGCCGTCATGCGGTGATTCTGCCGAACGGCAATCTCGGCTACAACGGCAATCATGCGGACTCGGAAGATCGCTACGCACCGTGGTCGATGTGGCATGGCGGCGATTTCTACGAGGTCACCCCGCAAGGCGAAGTGGTCTGGCGTTACCAAGACCCGGCGCATCACCATGACGCGCAGTGGCTGCCGAACGGCAATCTGCTCTATGCCGCATGCGCACCGGTGCCGGCAGGTTTCGCGGATCGCGTGCCGGGCGGCACCGCGCATGGCCCCGAAGAGGCGATGTACGGCGACGTGATCCGCGAAGTGAATCGAGCGGGCGAACTTGTATGGGAATGGAAAGCCTGGGAGCACCTGAATCCCAAGGACTTTCCTATTGCGCCCGGCTTCGGCCGCTATCACTGGCCGCTCGTGAACGGGCTCGGTGTGAACGCACA from Paraburkholderia phytofirmans PsJN carries:
- a CDS encoding LysR family transcriptional regulator; this encodes MRPISQTFRCFDEVVRRGSIRKAAEALHLTAAAVHQQILNLEEQVGSPLFDRLPRGMQLTTAGEIIIAAVRRGQRDFDNAMTQVEDLRSLRRGHVNLAVSPSSAEQLVPDAIQAAMERYPGVTYSVRSGNGESILKWVENGEADIGYGLRRKPPPGVVEVRAFAQYLGLVTPPGHPLTKLQKRPRLRECLDYPLILMTPDTELRAMVDQIDHRERRKARPLVETSSVSMVRRLVADGVGIGFLIAENVAEDVAERKLAWTPLADAGAQSFSCLYQRSDLTSTVAMSMFLQFLGQAIETIEDRFHTSTQSVRKRGTRVS
- a CDS encoding TonB-dependent receptor; translation: MFNFALRRLPFCACRGARGVSLQPLPRPLLSGYLPAIVPAFVPAFVPAFVPAFVPAFIASSAHAQSASADAALPAISVSANAAAAPRAVDPKLPASVETVTREQFDNWNVVNTEDVLKYMPNLAVRKRFIGDLNSIIAVRGTSNTQSARGLVYADGLLLSNLLGNSYSFPPRWSMVFPDEIQQVDVIYGPFSALYPGNSLGATVLISTRMPKQFEASADVKAFTQHFSLFGVNQNFNGSEASATLGNRIGKFSFLLGVNHLENTSQPLQFATLAKSRTPAKAGDTPVTGAYFYNNQTNTPTAVPGVNGEGIEHTVQDQFKLKMQYDFTPTLQAGFTLGYWHQTYNSQTSSFLRDANGNPVYSGKVAIDGYEYTIPAAALAPSLGHSENWLYGVSLKTRNTTGWNGEAIASYYDVSNSVARTANSGAPGNGPGTVLFGDGAGWKTLDLRSTYTPATNQAGLANHALSFGYHYDNYFVDNESYNTLNWRDGAATSFANAFAGKTQTQALYAQDAWRFLPRWKLVYGVRYEDWQAYGGSQSLGGTTLPYSDVSQQHFSPKASLSFDVTDDLILRASIGRAYRFPTVGELFQGQINGSAIVNNNPNLKPEDDLSKELSAEWAHWNGVFRFSLFQDDVKNTIFSQTDTTVIPNVTNFQNIGKVRSRGVETSYSGQDVLVRGLDLLASVAYTQSKIIANAQNPASVGKYFYRIPLWRANLAATYHFDERAALTLAARYSGRQYNTLTNTDTNPDVFGGTSSYTVADAKFSYKPTRLSEIGVGVDNLFDARYFVYHPYPGRTFYVEAKLRM
- a CDS encoding tetratricopeptide repeat protein, translated to MNHTQLASPIDDINQRAVSSFSAGQFAEALSMVTPLVDGDAMPDGALADALNIAGACSFALQRPAEAERYWRRCLQLRPDYADVYGSLGMLLKSLGRLSAAKAMYRQLVALRPGDPDARNHLGAVLYGLGYKEEAEASYRQALAIRPDYAEAHYNRGIVLHELRRPQEAEAAFRDALPGLPAHAEVHNNLGNVLMELGRLAEADAAYREALTIRPQYPEALNNLGGVLKATFRHTEAELAFRLALAIRPDYAEALLNLGTVLADFERLPEAEAAYRDAIAQRPDYAEAHYNLGVTLCKMEHLFEAEAAYREAIRLRPDLVHAHNNLGCVLRRLDRLPAAVDAFEQALGVCPDMAEAHYNLGAARAQLMQFPEAESAYRRALALRADYGDAKFGLSVLLLGMGRFEEGWRLYECRYQQPGFVHHKTVAMLGCPQWQGDTLADKSLLVWQEDGLGDMIQFSRYFALLKAQGASHIAFACAPSLHRLMACVDGVDAVLDHDTARAQTSAYDCWTSLLSAPLHLRTSVDTIPRAVRLAAEPALVERWRPVLDALPSGRRIGLVWKGNANHHNDVNRSIPSLAILAPLWSVPGVSFVSLQKGRGEDEARQPAADQPLLDLGSRVTDFADSAAIIAQLDLVICVDTSTAHLAASLGKPCWVMLPEKDIDWRWLHDRNDSPWYPHTLRLFRRAPGEDWSMPVERVREACVERFGAADHTPN
- a CDS encoding DUF2946 domain-containing protein, which produces MNPRSRNHLTAWLGLFAMWLVVFAPVVSQMLMANRAHEPFAALCSVLQPRNFSVVGTASVTTQAAPAPVNLSHDDAFGACGYCHLLQHHVAMPTVAAAEPPAALALAGTAPPTLSTRFTPLGAFPSGRPRAPPVVS
- a CDS encoding aryl-sulfate sulfotransferase; this encodes MTTTVDQITQRRRGVGLIAHDPKLSAGGYTLIAPQTAGGRVYLVDIGGEVVHEWHMPVRPGRHAVILPNGNLGYNGNHADSEDRYAPWSMWHGGDFYEVTPQGEVVWRYQDPAHHHDAQWLPNGNLLYAACAPVPAGFADRVPGGTAHGPEEAMYGDVIREVNRAGELVWEWKAWEHLNPKDFPIAPGFGRYHWPLVNGLGVNAQGEVLMSLRTTSGIIAVDRQTGAVTMHIPPSVVSHQHAPVALANGNILTFDNGNFRAGAHVVFSRVLEIDPVSREVVWSYADDMVNMFYSAFMGNAQRLANGNTHITESATGRLFEVTPAVEVVWEYVIPWFGEYPDEAARKTGPGQLNSVFQTFRYSREQLPWLRA